The Ruania alba genome window below encodes:
- a CDS encoding glycerol-3-phosphate dehydrogenase/oxidase, protein MTSGEPLDILVVGGGITGAGIVLDSVTRGLTTGIVEMQDWAGGTSSWSSKLVHGGVRYLYNLDFKLVAEGLRERGLLLTKTAPHLVKAQPFLWPLKQPVIERAYSALGIGLYDAMAVVGHRGMAVPIQKHYSRAGVQELFPDVRADKLVGGIRFYDARVDDARLVMTLVRTAASFGAHAAARTQVVDYINEGGRVVGADVIDLETGARHTIRAKRVINATGVWTEDTEALGGNEGGLQVLASKGAHVVIPKERISGDVGLFLRTEKSVLFIIPWQRYWIIGTTDTPWDEERLHPVATRADVDYILDHANDVLSSNLTFDDVIGVYAGLRPLVQPGTKDGGAASTKVSRDHTVVESTPGLTVISGGKLTSYRLMAEHAVDHALGETQAKRKPSVTPDTPLIGAPRLEAITRQAPQIAARYGWDKARMEHLLSRYGSDLNTLLELVDADPELGKPLESAPAYLRAEVVMAVRYEGALHLEDILMRRIRLFFEQRDRGVSALEEMAQIVAPLLEWDEQTVRREVSAYAEMSAAEEAALGTMTDAEAEAARLAVADLVPLAELEG, encoded by the coding sequence ATGACGTCCGGTGAACCGCTGGACATCCTCGTCGTCGGGGGTGGAATCACCGGGGCGGGAATCGTGCTCGACTCGGTCACCCGGGGCCTGACCACAGGCATTGTGGAAATGCAGGACTGGGCCGGTGGGACGTCGTCGTGGTCCTCCAAGCTGGTGCACGGCGGCGTGCGCTATCTGTACAACCTCGACTTCAAGCTCGTGGCCGAGGGGCTGCGCGAACGCGGGCTGCTCCTGACCAAGACCGCGCCACACCTGGTCAAGGCGCAACCGTTCCTGTGGCCGCTCAAGCAACCGGTGATCGAGCGCGCCTACAGCGCCCTGGGTATCGGCCTGTACGACGCGATGGCGGTGGTCGGGCACCGCGGGATGGCCGTGCCGATCCAGAAGCACTACTCCCGGGCCGGGGTGCAGGAGCTGTTCCCGGACGTGCGCGCCGACAAGCTGGTCGGCGGCATCCGGTTCTATGACGCCCGGGTGGACGATGCCCGGCTGGTGATGACCCTGGTGCGCACCGCCGCCTCGTTCGGCGCGCACGCCGCGGCCCGCACCCAGGTGGTGGACTACATCAACGAAGGCGGACGCGTCGTCGGCGCCGACGTGATCGATCTGGAGACCGGCGCCCGGCACACCATCCGCGCGAAGCGGGTGATCAACGCGACCGGCGTCTGGACCGAGGACACCGAGGCCCTCGGGGGGAACGAGGGCGGACTCCAGGTGCTCGCCTCCAAGGGCGCGCACGTGGTGATCCCGAAGGAACGCATCTCCGGTGACGTCGGCCTGTTCCTGCGCACGGAGAAGTCCGTGCTGTTCATCATCCCGTGGCAGCGGTACTGGATCATCGGCACCACCGACACTCCTTGGGACGAGGAGCGGCTGCACCCCGTGGCTACCCGCGCAGATGTGGACTACATCCTCGACCACGCCAACGACGTCCTCTCCTCCAACCTCACCTTCGACGACGTGATCGGCGTCTACGCGGGCCTGCGCCCCCTCGTGCAACCCGGGACCAAGGACGGTGGCGCTGCGTCGACGAAGGTCTCTCGTGACCACACGGTGGTGGAGTCCACCCCTGGCCTGACCGTCATCTCCGGCGGCAAGCTCACCTCGTACCGCCTGATGGCCGAACATGCGGTCGATCACGCCCTTGGCGAGACCCAGGCGAAGCGCAAGCCGTCGGTCACCCCGGACACACCACTGATCGGCGCGCCCCGCCTCGAGGCGATCACCCGCCAGGCGCCGCAGATCGCCGCCCGGTACGGCTGGGACAAGGCGCGGATGGAGCACCTGCTCAGCCGGTACGGCTCGGACCTGAACACGCTGCTGGAACTGGTGGACGCCGACCCCGAGCTGGGCAAGCCGTTGGAATCGGCTCCGGCGTATCTGCGGGCCGAGGTCGTGATGGCAGTCCGCTACGAGGGGGCTCTCCATCTGGAGGACATCCTGATGCGGCGGATCCGACTGTTCTTCGAGCAGCGCGACCGCGGCGTGAGCGCGCTCGAGGAGATGGCGCAGATCGTCGCACCGCTGCTGGAGTGGGACGAGCAGACCGTTCGCCGCGAGGTGAGCGCGTACGCCGAGATGTCCGCAGCCGAGGAGGCCGCGCTGGGCACGATGACCGACGCCGAGGCCGAGGCGGCCCGGCTCGCCGTCGCTGATCTGGTCCCGCTCGCCGAGCTGGAGGGCTGA
- a CDS encoding CPBP family intramembrane glutamic endopeptidase, whose translation MPADLPTSLPTTDRAALSLTTVLPAVGVSLSAFLLFGLMLPGWGHGLLVLSLAAAWWVSRELGKDLSLIGIGIAIVSITSVEADVHWDRFFTIGIVLLLAVLAPSLIDRLVYRRHAIRFPWRTGQKWSRLEKSYLVAVPLLGWLILPFYFISSGTYLNWPYITDGSELARFFVGVNFVGTWDELFFICTCFALLRRHFPVWLANLLQATIFVSFLWELGYREWGPLLTAPFALLQGWIFTKTGSLTYVLIVHLLFDVVVFLSIVHAHNPGVMGFFLVG comes from the coding sequence GTGCCCGCGGACCTGCCGACTTCCCTCCCGACCACCGATCGAGCTGCGCTCTCCCTGACTACGGTGCTCCCCGCCGTCGGGGTCTCGCTCTCTGCGTTCCTGTTGTTCGGACTGATGCTGCCCGGCTGGGGGCACGGCCTGCTGGTGCTAAGCCTTGCCGCGGCCTGGTGGGTCTCCCGTGAGTTGGGCAAGGACCTCAGCCTGATCGGGATCGGCATCGCGATTGTCTCGATCACGTCGGTCGAGGCGGACGTGCACTGGGACCGGTTCTTCACCATCGGGATCGTGCTGCTGCTCGCGGTGCTTGCGCCGTCGCTGATCGATCGGCTGGTGTACCGGCGGCACGCGATCCGGTTCCCGTGGCGGACCGGGCAGAAGTGGTCCCGCCTGGAGAAGAGCTACTTGGTGGCAGTACCACTGCTGGGTTGGCTGATCCTGCCGTTCTACTTCATCTCCTCCGGTACCTACCTGAACTGGCCGTACATCACCGACGGCAGCGAATTGGCCCGCTTCTTCGTCGGCGTGAACTTCGTGGGCACCTGGGACGAACTGTTCTTCATCTGCACCTGCTTCGCGCTGTTGCGGCGGCACTTCCCGGTATGGCTGGCGAACCTGCTGCAGGCGACGATCTTCGTCTCGTTCCTGTGGGAGCTCGGCTACCGGGAGTGGGGGCCGCTCCTCACCGCACCGTTTGCACTTCTGCAGGGGTGGATCTTCACCAAGACCGGCTCGCTCACCTACGTGCTGATCGTTCACCTGCTGTTCGATGTGGTGGTGTTCCTCTCGATCGTGCATGCGCACAACCCCGGAGTGATGGGCTTCTTCCTGGTGGGGTGA
- a CDS encoding FGGY-family carbohydrate kinase, translating to MTGYLLGIDFGTESCRAAVIDAAGRIVGVASTGYTTTHARPGWATQSPDEWWSALRSATAEVLRTTGVSGEQIIGIGYDATTMTVVPMAASGEHLADAILWMDVRAVEQAGRAATSSSVAVRYIGDGAAPASAEWFPFKAAWLAENEPELFDRADYLVDAPDWLTHRLTGEWTQNINTAALRMFHNRDAGGWPRDFYDDVGAEAALAKVPERVVDLGTRVGGLTAGAAAELGLPAGTPVAQGCGDAWAGQIGLNVLRPGRMALITGSSHVLTGQSAAPINGPGFFGAYTDAVMPGQYTVEAGQVSTGSVLKWFVENFARDVVAEAETRTAENTGSACSAFDLLNERSAHLPPGAEGLVMNEYFQGNRTPYTDGRARGILWGMSLRHTREHLYRAIQEAVCYGSEHNLRTMRQAGLSVETIVACGGATKGADWMQMHADVTGVPIELTEVSDAVVLGAGILAATAAGLYPSVSEAADAMVRTAVVIEPDPGRHDAYRPYVDAYTQTYPLLRGTMHALADQGER from the coding sequence ATGACCGGCTACCTGCTCGGCATCGACTTCGGTACGGAGAGCTGCCGCGCTGCCGTGATCGATGCAGCAGGTCGGATCGTGGGCGTGGCCAGCACGGGGTACACCACCACGCATGCCCGCCCCGGCTGGGCCACCCAGAGCCCGGATGAGTGGTGGTCCGCGCTGCGGTCGGCCACCGCGGAAGTGCTGCGAACGACCGGCGTGAGCGGCGAGCAGATCATCGGGATCGGGTATGACGCCACCACCATGACCGTGGTGCCGATGGCCGCCAGTGGCGAGCACCTGGCGGACGCCATCCTGTGGATGGACGTGCGCGCGGTGGAGCAGGCAGGCCGCGCCGCCACATCGTCGTCGGTCGCCGTGCGATACATCGGTGACGGCGCAGCACCAGCCAGCGCCGAGTGGTTCCCTTTCAAGGCGGCATGGCTCGCCGAGAACGAGCCGGAGCTGTTCGATCGTGCCGACTATCTGGTGGATGCGCCCGACTGGCTCACCCACCGGCTCACTGGCGAGTGGACACAGAACATCAACACCGCCGCCCTGCGGATGTTCCACAACAGGGACGCCGGTGGGTGGCCGAGAGACTTCTACGACGACGTCGGTGCTGAGGCTGCGCTCGCGAAGGTGCCGGAACGGGTGGTCGACCTGGGCACGAGAGTGGGTGGCCTCACCGCGGGCGCTGCCGCTGAGCTCGGCCTGCCCGCCGGTACCCCGGTGGCGCAGGGCTGTGGCGACGCGTGGGCCGGGCAGATCGGGCTGAACGTGCTCCGACCCGGCCGGATGGCGTTGATCACCGGCTCCTCGCACGTGCTCACCGGACAGAGCGCCGCACCGATCAATGGCCCCGGCTTCTTCGGCGCCTACACCGACGCGGTGATGCCCGGGCAATACACCGTGGAGGCGGGGCAGGTCTCCACCGGCTCGGTGCTGAAGTGGTTCGTGGAGAACTTCGCCCGGGATGTGGTCGCCGAGGCCGAGACGCGAACGGCCGAGAATACGGGCAGCGCCTGCAGTGCTTTTGATCTGTTGAACGAACGCTCCGCGCATCTGCCTCCCGGGGCGGAAGGGCTCGTGATGAACGAGTACTTCCAGGGCAACCGCACGCCGTACACCGACGGGCGGGCACGCGGGATCCTGTGGGGGATGAGCCTGCGGCACACCCGCGAGCACCTGTACCGGGCCATCCAGGAAGCCGTCTGCTACGGCAGCGAGCACAACCTGCGCACGATGCGGCAGGCGGGCCTGAGCGTCGAGACGATCGTGGCCTGCGGTGGCGCGACCAAGGGCGCGGACTGGATGCAGATGCATGCCGACGTGACCGGGGTGCCGATCGAGCTGACCGAGGTGAGTGACGCCGTCGTGCTCGGTGCCGGGATCCTCGCGGCCACGGCTGCCGGACTGTACCCGAGCGTGAGCGAGGCGGCCGACGCGATGGTGCGCACCGCCGTCGTGATCGAACCCGACCCCGGGCGCCACGACGCCTACCGGCCGTACGTGGACGCCTACACCCAGACCTATCCGCTGCTGCGCGGCACGATGCACGCGCTCGCTGACCAAGGAGAACGATGA
- a CDS encoding LLM class flavin-dependent oxidoreductase, which yields MSVLSLLDLAVVGREQTTRESLDGTVALARAAEQAGYERVWYAEHHNNPAIASSATSVLIAHVAAHTSSIRLGAGGVMLPNHAPLVIAEQFGTLATLHPDRIDLGLGRAPGTDQNTMLALRRDARSAESFPADVAELDGYLRGRTTIEGVNAYPGIGTNVPLYILGSSLFGAQLAAKLGLPYAFASHFAPAALEQAVATYRAEFTPSEQLAEPYVIAAVGVVAADTSAEAADQLLTAQRRRVGLLLPPGRTVTDDEADMVLASPQGRQLLEMMRYTAVGTKGEVAEYLRSFATHADADELMVALHADGVAERVRAAEIVAEAF from the coding sequence ATGTCCGTTCTCTCCCTGCTCGATCTCGCCGTCGTCGGACGGGAGCAGACCACCCGGGAGAGTCTGGACGGGACGGTGGCGCTCGCCCGAGCCGCGGAGCAGGCGGGCTACGAGCGCGTCTGGTATGCCGAGCACCACAACAACCCGGCGATCGCCTCTTCGGCCACCAGTGTGCTGATCGCGCATGTGGCTGCGCACACGAGCTCGATCAGGCTCGGGGCGGGTGGCGTGATGCTGCCCAACCATGCGCCGTTGGTGATCGCCGAACAGTTCGGCACCCTGGCCACCCTGCACCCGGACCGGATCGACCTCGGCCTGGGGCGTGCCCCCGGAACTGACCAGAACACGATGCTGGCGCTGCGGCGGGACGCGCGTTCGGCGGAGAGCTTCCCGGCCGATGTGGCCGAGCTCGACGGGTATCTGCGCGGACGCACCACGATCGAGGGCGTGAATGCTTACCCGGGGATCGGGACGAATGTGCCGCTGTACATCCTCGGATCCTCGCTGTTCGGTGCCCAGCTTGCCGCCAAGCTCGGGCTGCCGTACGCCTTCGCCTCGCACTTCGCGCCGGCGGCACTGGAGCAGGCAGTGGCCACCTACCGGGCCGAGTTCACGCCGTCGGAGCAGCTGGCCGAGCCGTACGTGATCGCCGCTGTGGGCGTGGTGGCTGCGGACACCTCGGCCGAGGCCGCCGATCAGCTCCTGACGGCGCAGCGTCGCCGGGTGGGCCTGTTGCTGCCACCTGGACGCACGGTCACCGATGACGAGGCGGACATGGTGCTCGCCTCACCGCAGGGCCGCCAGTTGCTGGAGATGATGCGCTACACGGCGGTCGGGACGAAGGGCGAGGTGGCCGAGTACCTGCGGTCCTTCGCCACCCACGCCGACGCCGACGAGCTGATGGTGGCGCTGCACGCCGACGGGGTGGCCGAGCGGGTGCGGGCTGCAGAGATCGTGGCGGAGGCCTTCTAG
- a CDS encoding type II toxin-antitoxin system VapC family toxin yields the protein MIAVDTNLLVYAHRLDSAHHERSREALEGLVRSRRRWVVPWPCVHEFLAIVTHPRIYRPATPPREALGAVEDLRTLPGVLLLGETSEYPEVLTRLLSAAQVVGPKVHDARIAAICLAHGVDTLWTADRDFSYFPELSTHNPLAG from the coding sequence ATGATCGCTGTCGACACCAATCTGCTGGTGTACGCACATCGGCTGGACTCGGCACATCACGAACGCAGTCGTGAGGCGCTCGAGGGGCTGGTCCGTTCGCGGCGCCGCTGGGTGGTGCCATGGCCATGTGTGCACGAGTTCTTGGCCATCGTCACCCACCCACGCATCTACCGGCCGGCGACGCCTCCGCGCGAGGCGCTCGGCGCGGTCGAGGATCTGCGGACCCTTCCCGGCGTCTTGCTGCTCGGCGAAACGTCGGAGTACCCCGAGGTCCTCACTCGACTCCTCTCGGCGGCGCAGGTGGTGGGCCCAAAGGTGCATGACGCCCGCATTGCGGCGATTTGTCTCGCGCACGGTGTCGACACCCTCTGGACCGCCGATCGTGACTTCAGCTACTTCCCCGAACTTTCCACCCACAACCCGCTCGCCGGCTGA
- a CDS encoding HAD-IIA family hydrolase has protein sequence MTQGIEPTQLYDAYVFDMDGTIYLGEDLLPGAERLITELRQREIPVRFLSNNPTKDPGQYAEKLDRLGLPTAVEEIANTVVVMVRWLQANHPGKTVFPIAEEPLVRALREAGIAISEDPAEIDIVIASYDRTFEYRKLQIAFDAIWYHQRAILVTTNPDKYCPFPGGRGEPDAAAIVAAIEACTGATLAKNVGKPDPDMLTAALAGLDVDPRRAMMVGDRLGTDIQMAVNTDMVSTLVLTGDSTRVEAEALPEANQPTFVLERIDHLVPAAQRAELGWTD, from the coding sequence ATGACGCAAGGGATCGAGCCCACCCAGCTGTATGACGCCTATGTGTTCGACATGGACGGCACCATCTACTTGGGTGAGGACCTGCTGCCTGGTGCCGAGCGCCTGATCACCGAGCTGCGGCAGCGGGAGATCCCGGTGCGGTTCCTGTCGAACAACCCCACGAAGGATCCCGGCCAGTACGCCGAGAAGTTGGACCGGCTCGGTCTGCCGACCGCGGTGGAGGAGATCGCGAACACCGTGGTGGTGATGGTGCGCTGGTTGCAGGCCAACCACCCCGGCAAGACGGTGTTCCCGATCGCCGAGGAACCGCTCGTGCGCGCCCTGCGCGAGGCCGGGATCGCCATCTCCGAGGATCCGGCCGAGATCGACATCGTGATCGCCAGCTACGACCGCACCTTCGAGTACCGCAAGCTGCAGATCGCCTTCGACGCCATCTGGTATCACCAGCGGGCGATCCTGGTGACCACCAACCCGGACAAGTACTGCCCGTTCCCCGGAGGGCGTGGTGAGCCGGACGCCGCCGCCATCGTGGCCGCGATCGAGGCATGCACGGGAGCCACCCTCGCCAAGAACGTCGGCAAGCCGGACCCGGACATGCTCACCGCTGCGCTCGCCGGCCTGGACGTGGATCCGCGCCGGGCCATGATGGTGGGGGACCGGCTCGGTACCGACATCCAGATGGCCGTGAACACCGACATGGTCTCCACGCTCGTGCTCACCGGTGACTCCACCCGAGTCGAGGCGGAGGCGCTGCCGGAGGCGAACCAGCCCACGTTCGTGCTCGAGCGGATCGACCACCTCGTCCCGGCAGCGCAGCGCGCCGAGCTCGGTTGGACCGACTGA
- a CDS encoding MarR family winged helix-turn-helix transcriptional regulator, whose translation MMAQDEQARDAVDEIAEAWRRELPGAPVESIGVITRIWRIAHLLENDRRATMQRLGMEVSTRSLLATLRRAGHPYVLAPSEIARRAGVSAGAVSQWVSRAERDGWVVRRRGAGADGRAVEVTLTDAGRERIDAVVGDLLEHEAELVAGLDEREVARLGNLLRRLMAGLEHRNDA comes from the coding sequence ATGATGGCACAGGACGAACAGGCGCGCGACGCCGTCGACGAGATCGCCGAGGCGTGGCGCCGAGAGCTCCCGGGCGCTCCGGTGGAGTCCATTGGCGTGATCACGAGGATCTGGCGGATCGCTCACCTGCTCGAGAACGATCGGCGCGCCACGATGCAGCGCCTCGGGATGGAAGTGTCGACGCGCAGCCTGCTCGCCACCCTGCGCCGGGCGGGCCATCCCTATGTGCTCGCTCCCTCGGAGATCGCCCGTAGGGCCGGCGTCAGTGCGGGAGCTGTCTCGCAGTGGGTGTCGCGCGCCGAGCGGGACGGATGGGTGGTGCGGCGCCGCGGAGCGGGTGCCGATGGGCGGGCTGTCGAGGTGACCTTGACCGATGCCGGGCGGGAGCGGATCGATGCCGTGGTCGGTGACCTGCTCGAGCATGAGGCGGAGCTGGTGGCGGGGCTCGACGAGCGGGAAGTGGCTCGGCTCGGGAACTTGCTGCGGCGGCTCATGGCAGGGCTCGAGCACAGGAACGACGCGTAG
- a CDS encoding ribose-5-phosphate isomerase has translation MGLRIIVGADSAGFDYKEKIKADFEADDRVDSVVDVGVGSDEDVDYPHVAVDAARKVAAGEADRALLICGTGMGVAIAANKVPGIRASVAHDSFSVERLVKSNNAQVLTFGQRVIGLELARKLAGEWLEHVFDPSSPSKQKVDAICSYEPTD, from the coding sequence ATGGGTTTGCGAATCATCGTCGGTGCTGACAGCGCCGGGTTCGACTACAAAGAGAAGATCAAGGCCGACTTCGAGGCCGATGACCGGGTCGACTCCGTCGTCGACGTCGGCGTCGGATCTGACGAGGACGTCGACTACCCGCACGTGGCCGTCGACGCCGCCCGGAAGGTGGCTGCCGGCGAGGCGGACCGGGCACTGCTGATCTGCGGTACCGGGATGGGCGTGGCGATCGCCGCGAACAAGGTGCCGGGGATCCGGGCGTCCGTGGCGCACGACAGTTTCTCCGTGGAGCGCCTGGTGAAGTCGAACAACGCCCAGGTGCTCACCTTCGGCCAGCGGGTGATCGGCCTCGAGCTGGCCCGCAAGCTCGCCGGGGAGTGGCTCGAGCACGTCTTCGACCCGAGCTCGCCCTCGAAGCAGAAGGTCGACGCGATCTGCTCCTACGAGCCCACGGACTGA
- a CDS encoding SDR family NAD(P)-dependent oxidoreductase, with amino-acid sequence MTNSGRIAVVTGGGTGIGRAIAADLAASGHDVTIVGRRPDVLERTAAELDVRAVAADLEDPADIARLADALPTRIDVLVANAGGNPTVTDSDTTDDHPVEAAARRTATTWTATFTRNVLTAVVPVTVLADRLAEEGRVVAIGSIAGAQGSGAYGAAKAALESWVVGLARQLGPRRITANVVAPGLVTETEFFGDSMSVERRERLVAATMTKRAGHPEDIAATVAFLASPQAGHVTGQVLHVDGGATHRQ; translated from the coding sequence ATGACGAACTCTGGACGCATCGCCGTCGTGACGGGTGGAGGAACCGGGATCGGGCGCGCCATCGCCGCCGATCTGGCCGCCTCCGGGCACGACGTGACCATCGTGGGACGCCGACCCGACGTGCTCGAGCGCACCGCCGCCGAGCTCGACGTCCGTGCCGTGGCAGCCGACCTCGAGGATCCAGCGGACATCGCGCGCCTCGCCGACGCCCTCCCCACGCGCATCGATGTCCTCGTCGCCAACGCCGGCGGGAACCCCACGGTGACCGACAGCGACACGACGGACGACCACCCCGTCGAGGCAGCTGCCCGGCGAACCGCCACCACGTGGACGGCGACGTTCACACGCAACGTGCTGACCGCCGTCGTGCCGGTGACCGTGCTGGCCGACCGCCTGGCTGAGGAGGGCCGCGTGGTGGCCATCGGGTCCATCGCCGGCGCCCAGGGCAGCGGCGCCTACGGGGCGGCGAAGGCGGCACTGGAGTCGTGGGTCGTCGGACTCGCGCGCCAACTCGGCCCCCGCCGCATCACGGCCAACGTGGTGGCGCCGGGCCTGGTGACGGAGACCGAGTTCTTCGGCGATTCCATGTCCGTCGAGCGCCGCGAGCGGCTGGTCGCCGCCACGATGACCAAGCGCGCGGGCCATCCGGAGGACATCGCGGCCACAGTGGCGTTCCTGGCATCCCCACAGGCCGGCCATGTCACCGGTCAGGTGCTGCACGTCGACGGCGGAGCCACCCACCGCCAGTAG
- a CDS encoding sn-glycerol-1-phosphate dehydrogenase, protein MSLIDQALADATDTRAIAIGTDVLESTGAVYAELFGTRTAIVVADENTWAVAGAAVTSSLEAAGVPLVEPYVFPGVPTLYASYENVSTLREHLRPLDAIAVSIASGTLNDLTKLASGELEREYLNVATAASMDGYTAYGSSITKDGFKQTIFCPAPAGLVADQRILAAAPPRLTATGVGDLIEKVPAGADWIIADELGIEPIEQGVWDLVQGPLRASLSNPEGLRDGDTDAISGLTEGLIMSGLSMQAYQSSRPASGAGHQFSHLWEMEKLGMDDEPPLSHGMKVGLGTISLCALYEVVLRRDLAGVDVEAAVAAWPSWSEREAQIRATFPDDLVEATVAQSRAKHLEAEQLRERLALVQQKWPQIAERVREQLLPAAEIERILDVVGAVTHPAQIGVDAGRFRETYFRAQAIRSRYTLLDLLFETGLLTECVDELFADGGFWAERPWS, encoded by the coding sequence ATGAGTCTCATCGACCAAGCCCTCGCCGACGCCACCGACACCCGCGCGATCGCGATCGGTACCGACGTGCTGGAAAGCACCGGCGCCGTGTACGCCGAGCTGTTCGGCACGCGCACGGCGATCGTGGTGGCCGACGAGAACACCTGGGCGGTGGCCGGTGCCGCGGTGACCTCGTCGCTGGAGGCGGCCGGGGTTCCGCTGGTGGAGCCGTACGTCTTCCCCGGGGTTCCCACGCTGTACGCCAGCTATGAGAACGTCTCGACGCTGCGCGAGCACCTGCGTCCGCTCGATGCGATCGCGGTCTCCATCGCCTCCGGCACCCTCAACGACCTCACCAAGCTGGCCTCCGGGGAGCTCGAGCGCGAGTATCTGAACGTGGCCACCGCGGCCTCGATGGACGGATACACCGCATACGGCTCATCGATCACCAAGGACGGCTTCAAGCAGACCATCTTCTGCCCGGCTCCGGCTGGTCTGGTGGCCGACCAGCGGATTCTCGCCGCCGCGCCGCCGCGGCTTACCGCCACCGGGGTGGGCGACCTGATCGAGAAGGTGCCCGCCGGTGCGGACTGGATCATCGCCGACGAGCTCGGGATCGAGCCGATCGAGCAGGGGGTGTGGGACCTGGTGCAGGGCCCCCTGCGCGCGTCGCTGAGCAATCCGGAAGGCCTGCGTGACGGTGATACCGACGCGATCTCCGGGCTCACCGAGGGGCTGATCATGTCCGGGCTGAGCATGCAGGCCTACCAGTCCTCCCGGCCCGCGTCGGGAGCGGGACACCAGTTCTCCCACCTGTGGGAGATGGAGAAGCTCGGCATGGACGACGAGCCGCCGCTCTCGCACGGGATGAAGGTGGGACTTGGGACGATCTCGCTGTGTGCCCTGTACGAGGTGGTGCTCCGGCGCGATCTGGCGGGTGTGGACGTGGAGGCAGCGGTTGCGGCGTGGCCGAGCTGGTCCGAGCGGGAGGCCCAGATCCGCGCCACCTTCCCCGACGACCTGGTCGAGGCGACCGTGGCGCAGAGCAGGGCCAAGCACCTGGAGGCCGAGCAGCTGCGCGAGCGGCTCGCACTGGTGCAGCAGAAGTGGCCGCAGATCGCCGAGCGGGTGCGCGAGCAGCTGCTCCCGGCCGCCGAGATCGAGCGGATCCTGGATGTGGTGGGTGCGGTGACGCATCCGGCGCAGATCGGCGTGGATGCCGGCCGGTTCCGGGAGACGTACTTCCGGGCCCAGGCGATCCGCAGCCGCTACACGCTCCTGGACCTGCTGTTCGAGACGGGCCTGCTGACCGAGTGCGTGGACGAGCTGTTCGCCGACGGCGGGTTCTGGGCCGAGCGCCCCTGGTCCTGA
- a CDS encoding LacI family DNA-binding transcriptional regulator: protein MTEAARADRVTIRDVARAADVSHQTVSRFLKYQGAGMKPATLERIRSAVAELDYRPSLVAQAMRGRRTGRLALVLPSGNAISSLEVLNGATDAARQQGYDVEVVLLGGDDSERDQRLRAIAESTLFEGVLCLTPVPAETWTSAAVPVMVSPDYDAEMRGIGPLADASRIGDFLDRLAELGHRDVLHVSGDYRHTSARSRRDEFIASARRLGLTYRVVDGDWSGEVGRRAVLALPEDSGPTAIVAANDVVAAGAARGALERGWLVPGRLSLTGWDEHLLGEWLSPRLTTVAIDHVRLGTRAMDSLVAAVRGTEHVPDPEPITRIVWRDSVGPPPW from the coding sequence ATGACGGAAGCGGCCCGCGCCGACCGGGTGACGATCAGAGATGTGGCACGCGCGGCCGACGTCTCGCACCAGACCGTCTCGCGGTTTCTGAAGTATCAGGGTGCCGGGATGAAGCCCGCGACTCTGGAACGGATCAGGTCCGCTGTCGCCGAGCTCGACTACCGGCCCAGCCTGGTGGCGCAGGCGATGCGCGGCCGCCGCACCGGACGGCTCGCACTCGTTCTCCCCTCGGGAAACGCGATCAGCTCCCTGGAGGTGCTCAACGGCGCCACAGATGCCGCGCGGCAACAGGGATACGACGTGGAGGTGGTCCTCCTCGGCGGCGACGACTCCGAGCGCGACCAGCGCTTGCGTGCGATCGCCGAGTCCACCCTGTTCGAAGGCGTGCTCTGCCTGACGCCTGTGCCGGCCGAGACGTGGACATCGGCAGCCGTGCCCGTGATGGTCTCACCCGACTACGACGCCGAGATGCGCGGGATCGGCCCACTCGCCGACGCCTCCCGGATCGGCGACTTCCTGGACCGCCTCGCCGAGCTCGGGCACCGCGACGTCCTGCACGTCTCCGGCGACTACCGGCACACCTCCGCCCGGTCGCGTCGGGACGAGTTCATCGCCTCGGCCCGACGACTGGGCCTCACCTACCGTGTGGTGGACGGCGACTGGTCCGGGGAGGTGGGGCGTCGCGCCGTCCTCGCACTGCCGGAGGACTCCGGTCCCACGGCCATCGTGGCCGCGAACGACGTGGTGGCGGCCGGCGCCGCACGCGGGGCCCTCGAACGCGGCTGGCTGGTACCCGGCCGACTGAGCCTGACCGGGTGGGACGAGCACCTGCTCGGCGAGTGGCTCTCCCCCCGGCTCACCACTGTGGCCATCGACCACGTTCGCCTGGGAACGCGTGCGATGGACTCGCTCGTGGCGGCCGTGCGGGGGACCGAGCACGTACCGGACCCGGAACCGATCACCCGGATCGTGTGGCGCGACTCCGTCGGCCCCCCACCCTGGTGA